The sequence below is a genomic window from Gouania willdenowi chromosome 12, fGouWil2.1, whole genome shotgun sequence.
ttggcaCTTTTGTTgtgctgttgtgtttttaaaaggtttttgtataattttttacGCTCTTGAgctgttttgtgtaattctgttgttttatttgtatttttcgttcattgttttgtatattttttaatcgaattttatgtgttttttctaAGTTTTCTTCCtcgtcattttgtgcgtttttgttgtcataatgtttgtttttggcgttttgtatatttatctcatttactttcattttttaaaatgttttcctcgtcatgtgtatttttgtactattgtgcattttttggagtaaaattgtgcacttttgttgtgctgttgtgtttttaaaatgtttttgtgtaattttgtgtgagttttttgttgtttttgagtctttctgtgtaattctgttgttaaatttgtatttttcgatcattttttgtgtgttttgtgagtaattttgtgcatttttgttgtcatgtgtgtttttggtgttgttttgtaacatttttagcacattttgtgtatttgttgtgagTTTTCTTCCTCgtcctcttgtgtatttttgcagctgttttgtgtatttttctgtcactttgtgtgtttctggccTCACGTGTGGTTCCATTGATGtaataaatcatctttaaagGTGAATTTTTTCTCTGAATGTACGACTTCTCCCTGTCGAACACTTCATCTTATTGAGACGTCTGTGACTGGATGATGAAATCTCGCCGCTCGGCATGCTGGGAGTGTGCACGTGGTCTGTGTAACTCACCTGCGATTCCCTGCAGCAGTCCACACACGTTGAAGATGCTCTTCTTCATGATGCTCTGGAAGCACATGGTGAAGACGGAGATGAAGGCCACGGCGCACAGCAGCAGGATTCCCGCCGCCAGGAAGATGGACGTGGCCTGCCAGAACCCGCTGGCGATCTCTCCAAAGTGCACGGCGTAGGGGCCGCACAGGACCCCCCTCTGCAGGTGGGGCAGCTTCACGCAGCGCCCGTAGATGCCCAGCGTGGGCCTGTAGGCCTCGCCGGCCGCGGCCGACGCCCCCTGGGGGGCGAAGACGACGTCGGGGGTGCGCGGAAAGCCCACCAGCCAATCGGTGCTCATGAAGGCGATGAGCTCACCGAACGCCGCCACGATGCTCAACAGAGTCCACAGCATGGAGCGACACGTGACGATCACATGGCACATGCTGACGGCGGCGGTTTAcgcagagaggaggaggaggagaaggagtaGGAGGAGGAGCGGTGTGCAGGTGAGGCTGTGGAGGGCGGGGCTTCCTCGTTCTTCAGGCTCGTGCTCTTCCTGGTTCTACATCGTATTGAGGTGAAGGTCCAGAGCCAGCCCGCTGGCACCGCCTCTAACacacctgaacacacacacataggaaCCAgaggtgagaacatgcaaacatcaGCGTTCAtcaaacatctcatgtatgacatcaccaaaacatcaaagcaaagtCCCGCCATTAAAACCCTCTGATTCACTATGGAgaacattttatatcacaatatagtatttcttccttaaaatttcacaaaattaatggaaaattgctatttattatatattttattatatataaaaataaagtatccataaataaatgctacttctcctttaagaatcttctcaatgaaggaatatttgtGACATACACTGTTGTCATGTGTTCTCAGTTTGTAAATGTGTGGAAATGCCAAACAAAAACCACCAATACTGTCCACTGCTATGGTTTtaaaccgtacctgtagtgaatatTACTTCATCATAGACTATATATGATAATAGAGGTTTGTTAGGTTctattctttaaaagtccttctagagcagcaggagatacATTAACACTAACATTTATCAGTCACGTTGGGTGTAGTGACACAGTtagtaaccagactaaatgatGATTCCAGTGGAATTCATCTGGGTGAAAAAAGCAGCATTTAACCTTCGCGTACCATAGCGTCCATTTTCTGGGTGACGTAAACATGCTACTGTGCAGTAGCCGCGTTGCTGTGAGTAGATTAGCTTCATCATATTTTAGCTACAGAGTGAAACCAAGACCACACATTAAATGAATGATGTACAGTAAACCATTGAGGGTTATATTGTACGCTAGGGCTGAaccattttggaaaataatctcattgcgattattttttcaagggcctcttgtcatgtatttttcaatgaacacaaacaataaatcaatctgtttcataataaacagaTTCAgagttatttaaactttaagtaaatatgaaatatttataggacagtctataaataaatacataaaataaataaataaacatcaaacatactaaagtgcaggaaaagtaaGAACTAAAATCTGCTTTAACCAGAAAATCAGATTTTATGATATCACGATAACATCGTTCAGCCTGATAGTACGCTAGACGTTTTCATATCGcactactatatatatatatatatatatcgttatatactgtatacatatattAAAGCTCGGTGCTGATCGCTAACTCGCGCCGCTACACACCAATCAATCACAACAAAGTCTAAACctgagctcctcctcttctgtgtttctgaagtcttttttgttgctttttgtcaATATCCAACAATAGTAAACaattatatatatcattttagTCTGAGCTTtcctgctaaggatgctgccccgTACCCTCACCCACCAACCCAACTATGGATAAGCAGCAGAAGAACGATggataaatcattttatttttttctcatggtTGTGGTCGTAGGTTTGAATCTCAAATTGCTAaaatatactgtctactgtatactatagtatatactgtatactatagtatatactgtatactatagtatatactgtct
It includes:
- the lhfpl2a gene encoding LHFPL tetraspan subfamily member 2a protein, with the translated sequence MCHVIVTCRSMLWTLLSIVAAFGELIAFMSTDWLVGFPRTPDVVFAPQGASAAAGEAYRPTLGIYGRCVKLPHLQRGVLCGPYAVHFGEIASGFWQATSIFLAAGILLLCAVAFISVFTMCFQSIMKKSIFNVCGLLQGIAGLFLILGLMLYPAGWGSDKVQLYCGADAAPYRAGLCSMGWAFYTAMGGTVLTFVCAVFSAQAEIATSSDKVQEEIEEGKNLICLL